From a region of the Nonlabens dokdonensis DSW-6 genome:
- a CDS encoding prohibitin family protein codes for MRNLLMIFVASLFITSCAVIRPGEAGVKQRLGKLDNEVVTQGTIVFNPFTTKVIKESIQTNNLKLALRIPSKEGLSVDSEISILYRLEVEKLPTVLENIGPNYKDVMAAVFRSASSDVCAQFYAKDMHSGKRADIEKAIKEKMETTLTPQGIIIEAVLMKSIQLPPGLSLSIEQKLQAEQDAMRMEFILQSERLEADRKIIEATGSRDAQKILAQGLTPEILKLRSIEAFIQLSKSANSKVIITDGKTPFLINGEKN; via the coding sequence ATGAGAAATTTATTAATGATTTTTGTAGCATCGTTATTTATAACGAGCTGCGCCGTTATAAGACCAGGAGAAGCTGGTGTTAAACAGAGGTTAGGTAAATTAGATAACGAAGTGGTTACACAAGGAACGATCGTTTTCAATCCTTTTACTACTAAAGTGATCAAAGAATCTATCCAAACTAACAACCTCAAATTAGCTTTGAGAATACCTAGTAAAGAAGGTCTAAGTGTAGATTCTGAAATATCGATTCTGTATCGACTTGAAGTAGAGAAGTTACCGACCGTTCTAGAAAACATAGGGCCTAATTATAAAGATGTGATGGCTGCGGTATTCAGGTCTGCCAGTTCAGATGTTTGTGCCCAGTTTTATGCCAAAGACATGCATTCTGGGAAACGAGCAGATATTGAAAAAGCCATTAAAGAAAAAATGGAAACAACGCTTACTCCGCAAGGTATTATCATAGAGGCTGTACTTATGAAAAGTATACAACTACCTCCAGGACTTTCACTTTCTATCGAACAAAAGCTACAAGCAGAGCAAGACGCTATGAGAATGGAGTTTATTCTTCAATCAGAACGACTTGAAGCAGATCGTAAGATTATAGAAGCAACAGGTTCTAGAGATGCACAAAAGATTTTAGCTCAAGGATTAACTCCTGAGATTTTAAAATTGCGCAGCATTGAAGCCTTTATTCAGTTGTCTAAATCTGCCAATAGCAAGGTGATTATCACTGATGGTAAAACACCATTTCTTATCAACGGTGAAAAAAATTAA
- a CDS encoding arsenate reductase family protein, whose product MKNTFIYLDSCNTCQRIKGELELPDSFDLQNTKESPVTEEQLTFLKDQAGSYEALFNRRAQLYRGRNLHEKDLKEEDYKELLLDHYTFIKRPILVHNNVAYIGNSKKVVAAAKEALT is encoded by the coding sequence ATGAAAAATACTTTTATTTACTTGGATAGCTGTAACACCTGTCAGCGCATAAAAGGAGAGCTGGAACTTCCTGATTCTTTTGATCTTCAAAATACTAAAGAAAGTCCTGTAACTGAAGAGCAACTAACATTTTTAAAAGATCAAGCTGGTTCTTATGAAGCTCTATTTAATAGACGTGCGCAGTTATATAGAGGACGCAATCTTCACGAAAAAGATTTAAAAGAAGAAGATTATAAAGAATTACTTCTTGATCATTATACATTTATAAAAAGACCTATTCTCGTTCATAATAATGTCGCTTACATAGGCAATTCTAAGAAAGTGGTTGCCGCTGCAAAAGAAGCTCTTACTTAG
- a CDS encoding DMT family transporter, which yields MSKRSIAIICGFFVALFYAYNFTAAKEVTPEHIGPFGLTWYRVIVTCAIFWVISLFAGKKEKVPLREFPLIALAAFCGVGFNMVTFMWGLSLTSPISASVLMVSTPIIVLVLSAIFLKERLFATRIIGILVGFSGAALLIFLSTGKGAEASNPLLGNALIFINAVSYAFYILLAKKLTAKYHVFTLMKWLYFFGVLFITPFGIVQGLDFEFAKASTETLLNIGYVILFATFGTYMLNIIAIRTLKPSVVAVFVYLQPLLATLIAVGLGKDMITWQKAVAGILIFTGVFLTGLKRDKKQLPYNKD from the coding sequence ATGAGTAAAAGATCGATTGCGATAATTTGCGGCTTCTTTGTAGCGCTATTTTACGCCTATAATTTTACCGCCGCAAAAGAAGTAACACCAGAACATATAGGGCCATTTGGACTTACGTGGTATCGAGTTATAGTTACTTGTGCTATATTTTGGGTGATCTCACTTTTTGCAGGAAAAAAAGAAAAAGTTCCTCTCAGAGAATTTCCTTTAATCGCTCTTGCTGCATTTTGTGGTGTAGGATTTAATATGGTCACCTTTATGTGGGGTTTATCACTCACATCTCCCATAAGCGCATCGGTTCTCATGGTGAGCACACCTATAATCGTGCTGGTATTAAGTGCTATTTTCTTGAAAGAACGATTATTTGCAACGCGCATCATAGGAATTCTAGTGGGTTTTTCTGGAGCTGCATTACTCATTTTTCTATCAACAGGAAAAGGTGCAGAAGCTAGTAACCCTTTATTAGGTAATGCACTCATTTTTATAAATGCAGTATCTTATGCGTTCTACATTTTGCTTGCTAAAAAACTTACTGCCAAATACCATGTTTTTACCTTAATGAAGTGGCTGTACTTTTTTGGTGTGCTATTTATCACTCCTTTTGGAATCGTTCAAGGATTAGACTTTGAGTTTGCAAAAGCGAGCACAGAGACTTTATTGAATATAGGTTATGTCATACTGTTTGCTACATTCGGTACGTACATGCTCAATATTATTGCTATTAGGACTTTAAAACCAAGTGTGGTTGCCGTATTTGTTTACTTACAACCTTTACTCGCGACGCTTATCGCAGTAGGTTTAGGAAAAGATATGATTACCTGGCAAAAGGCCGTGGCAGGAATTTTAATTTTTACAGGCGTATTTTTAACTGGATTAAAACGAGATAAAAAGCAATTACCTTATAATAAAGACTAA
- a CDS encoding acyl-CoA thioesterase: MYKKEFDVRWSDLDANRHMANSAYQNFMSHTRMAFLIENDFGQREMAQYETGPVIFNENIYYFKEIHQGKPITVSCEVTGMSEDGSMFSFRHNFYDYKGRNVARGLMTGAWMNLRERKITALHPDLHEKIKNFPQSKGFKILTKQDMRSHGQVPQDD; encoded by the coding sequence ATGTACAAGAAAGAATTTGACGTGAGGTGGAGTGATCTCGATGCCAACAGACACATGGCAAACAGTGCCTATCAAAATTTTATGAGTCACACGCGCATGGCTTTTTTAATTGAAAATGACTTCGGACAGAGAGAAATGGCTCAGTATGAAACTGGTCCCGTTATTTTTAATGAGAACATTTACTATTTTAAAGAAATTCATCAAGGAAAACCAATTACGGTGAGTTGCGAGGTGACTGGCATGAGTGAAGATGGAAGCATGTTTAGCTTCAGGCATAACTTCTATGATTACAAAGGTCGTAATGTTGCTCGCGGTTTGATGACAGGTGCATGGATGAATTTAAGAGAGCGTAAAATCACTGCGCTACATCCAGATTTACATGAGAAGATCAAGAACTTCCCACAGTCCAAGGGCTTTAAAATATTGACTAAGCAGGACATGAGATCACACGGTCAGGTACCCCAGGACGACTAA
- a CDS encoding MATE family efflux transporter has product MKTAPLPKNKSIALGIEPISKLLIKQAVPASIGILVMSLNILIDTIFVGNWIGSIAIAAINVVLPVSFFIAALGMAIGIGGSSIISRALGADNHEKAKTTFGNMLSLTILITTVMVGLGLVFINDLVPAFGGKGDIFEPAKIYYRIVLYGIPMLALCMMGNNVIRAEGAPTHAMVAMLIPSVGNLLLDYILINRLDMGMEGAAWATTISYGLCLAYVAWFFLSGKSELLCSWRHFIFKWIILSEIGALGFVTLARQATTSLLYLILNNVLFELGGESSVSVFGIIGRMMMFALFPVLGITQGFLPIAGYNYGAENWSRVREVIFTSIKYACGLGVVIFLGLFFFTREIADVFTDDLQVIEDTAFALKLVFIAVPIIAIQLIGSAYYQAIGKAIPALLLTLLRTGFILLPLVLILPRFYGELGVWLSFPIADVLSTVITAYYLWMAMRKLKPSNQE; this is encoded by the coding sequence ATGAAAACCGCTCCACTTCCTAAAAATAAATCAATTGCCTTAGGTATTGAGCCTATTTCTAAATTACTGATCAAGCAAGCAGTTCCGGCTTCTATAGGAATACTTGTGATGTCACTAAATATATTAATTGACACGATTTTTGTAGGTAATTGGATAGGGTCTATAGCAATTGCGGCTATCAATGTAGTTTTACCAGTATCCTTTTTCATTGCTGCCTTAGGAATGGCAATAGGTATAGGAGGATCTAGTATTATCTCAAGAGCGCTGGGCGCAGATAATCATGAAAAGGCCAAAACCACTTTTGGAAACATGCTATCGCTTACCATTCTTATTACAACAGTAATGGTAGGTTTAGGACTTGTATTTATAAACGATCTAGTTCCTGCCTTTGGTGGAAAAGGAGACATATTTGAACCTGCCAAGATATATTATCGTATCGTCCTTTATGGAATACCTATGCTTGCCCTTTGTATGATGGGAAACAATGTGATAAGAGCTGAAGGAGCACCTACACACGCCATGGTTGCCATGCTTATTCCTTCAGTTGGGAATTTATTACTGGACTATATTTTGATCAATAGGCTGGACATGGGAATGGAAGGTGCTGCGTGGGCGACAACTATAAGTTATGGGCTGTGTTTAGCTTATGTAGCGTGGTTTTTTCTTTCTGGTAAAAGTGAGTTGCTTTGTAGCTGGAGACACTTTATTTTTAAATGGATTATACTTAGTGAAATAGGTGCGTTAGGGTTTGTTACTCTTGCAAGACAAGCGACTACAAGTTTACTGTACTTGATATTGAATAATGTACTCTTTGAATTAGGTGGCGAGAGCAGTGTTTCTGTTTTTGGTATCATAGGTAGAATGATGATGTTTGCTCTTTTCCCAGTTTTAGGGATCACACAAGGATTTCTGCCTATTGCTGGTTACAATTATGGAGCAGAAAACTGGAGCCGTGTAAGAGAAGTGATATTTACCTCAATCAAATATGCTTGCGGTCTAGGTGTCGTTATATTTTTAGGTCTTTTCTTTTTTACCAGAGAAATTGCAGACGTTTTTACTGACGACCTGCAAGTAATTGAAGACACGGCTTTTGCTTTAAAGTTAGTCTTTATCGCTGTCCCTATTATTGCGATTCAATTAATAGGCTCTGCTTATTATCAAGCGATAGGTAAAGCTATTCCTGCACTATTGCTCACTTTACTACGTACTGGGTTTATCTTATTGCCACTAGTTCTTATTTTACCTAGATTTTATGGAGAGTTAGGAGTATGGCTTAGTTTCCCTATTGCAGATGTTCTTTCTACGGTGATCACGGCATATTACCTATGGATGGCAATGAGAAAATTAAAACCTAGTAATCAGGAATAG
- the hemH gene encoding ferrochelatase, translated as MKKGVLMVNLGSPDSPNPKDVKKYLDEFLMDERVIDLPYILRAILVKGIVLNTRPKKSAEAYGKIWWDEGSPLIVLSERLQEKIDAFTSVPIALAMRYGSMSIEEGMQELHDKGVDEVLLIPLYPQFAMATTETIQVLAEEIRQEKYPHMSFTHMPPFYNHPDYIRVLSESIRESLEGKDYEHLLFSYHGVPKRHIRKSDITKSHCKMDGKCCSTPSPAHEFCYSHQCKEVTRLVGEYLEMEEGTYSTTFQSRLGFDPWLTPYTDRTIEKMGLGGTKKMAIATPAFVSDCLETLEEIAMEGEEIFHEVGGEEFHVIPCLNDREDWVKVLSRWIDEWAMSEVTA; from the coding sequence ATGAAAAAAGGCGTATTAATGGTGAATCTGGGATCTCCAGATAGTCCCAATCCTAAAGATGTAAAAAAGTATCTAGATGAGTTCTTAATGGATGAGCGAGTGATAGACTTGCCCTATATATTAAGAGCGATTTTAGTTAAGGGAATTGTATTAAACACAAGACCAAAGAAAAGTGCTGAAGCCTACGGTAAAATCTGGTGGGATGAAGGAAGCCCTTTAATCGTACTTTCAGAAAGATTGCAGGAGAAGATTGATGCCTTTACAAGCGTACCTATCGCTCTTGCGATGCGTTATGGATCGATGTCGATAGAAGAAGGAATGCAAGAACTTCATGATAAAGGTGTTGATGAGGTTTTATTAATTCCTTTGTATCCACAGTTTGCAATGGCTACTACAGAGACTATTCAAGTACTAGCTGAAGAGATACGTCAGGAAAAATATCCTCACATGTCCTTTACTCACATGCCACCGTTTTATAATCATCCTGATTACATACGCGTCTTGTCAGAATCAATTAGAGAATCTCTAGAAGGTAAAGATTATGAACATCTATTGTTTTCATACCATGGAGTTCCTAAAAGGCACATTAGAAAAAGTGATATCACAAAATCTCATTGTAAGATGGATGGAAAATGCTGTTCTACACCATCACCAGCACATGAGTTTTGTTACAGCCATCAATGTAAAGAAGTAACTAGATTAGTAGGTGAGTATCTAGAAATGGAAGAAGGAACCTATTCTACTACTTTTCAATCGCGATTAGGATTTGATCCATGGTTGACTCCATATACAGATCGCACCATAGAGAAAATGGGACTAGGCGGTACTAAGAAAATGGCTATAGCAACACCAGCATTTGTAAGTGATTGTCTAGAAACATTAGAAGAAATCGCTATGGAAGGTGAAGAAATTTTTCACGAAGTAGGTGGAGAAGAATTTCACGTTATTCCATGTTTAAACGATCGTGAAGATTGGGTAAAAGTACTTTCTAGATGGATAGATGAATGGGCAATGAGTGAAGTAACTGCCTAA
- a CDS encoding SDR family NAD(P)-dependent oxidoreductase, with product MKTALITGATSGIGLATARLLSQNNFALVLCGRNTEKLAELKQELSEVVPVETLDFDVRDQDLVKQKIGSLKEAPFHEIDVLINNAGNAHGLDPIDKGSVEDWDAMMDINVKGLLYVSHAIIPQMRERKSGHVINIGSTAGKEVYPNGNVYCGSKHAVDAITTGMRLDLNPYGIRVGAVNPGLVETSFSEVRFKGDTQRAEKVYQGYKALQPQDVADVILFAVTRPPHVNIADLTVMCTAQASSVVLNKKA from the coding sequence ATGAAAACAGCATTGATTACAGGCGCTACCAGCGGAATAGGTTTAGCAACAGCGCGATTACTTTCTCAAAATAATTTTGCCTTAGTTCTTTGTGGTAGGAACACAGAAAAATTAGCAGAACTAAAGCAAGAACTATCGGAAGTTGTACCAGTGGAAACTCTTGATTTTGATGTGCGAGATCAAGATCTCGTTAAACAAAAAATAGGTAGTCTGAAAGAAGCTCCATTTCATGAAATTGATGTTTTGATTAATAATGCTGGGAATGCTCATGGATTAGATCCTATCGATAAAGGTAGCGTTGAAGATTGGGATGCTATGATGGATATTAATGTAAAAGGATTGCTTTATGTGAGCCATGCGATTATTCCACAAATGCGAGAACGTAAAAGTGGCCATGTGATCAATATAGGTTCTACCGCAGGTAAGGAAGTTTATCCTAATGGAAATGTGTATTGTGGTTCTAAACACGCTGTAGATGCTATTACTACCGGGATGCGACTGGATTTAAACCCATATGGTATACGTGTAGGAGCAGTAAATCCAGGATTAGTCGAGACTAGTTTTAGTGAGGTACGATTTAAAGGAGATACGCAAAGAGCTGAGAAAGTGTATCAAGGATACAAAGCGCTCCAGCCTCAAGACGTGGCAGATGTTATTTTATTTGCTGTTACACGACCACCACATGTAAACATTGCAGATTTAACCGTAATGTGTACCGCACAAGCGAGTAGTGTGGTCTTGAATAAAAAAGCATAA
- a CDS encoding AAA family ATPase, with amino-acid sequence MEQQSTQIDIASINEKVAQESQFVDLLVNEMNKVIVGQQYMVERLLIGLLGRGHILLEGVPGLAKTLAITTLSKAVSGSFSRIQFTPDLLPADVVGTLIYNMKDGEFNIKKGPIFANFVLADEINRAPAKVQSALLEAMQEKQVTIGDETFKLQKPFLVMATQNPVDQEGTYPLPEAQMDRFMLKTVIDYPTIGDEQFIMRANLKKEFAAANPVVSVEQILRAQDAVEIVYMDEKIEKYILDIIFATRYPEKYNLADLKPLISFGASPRGSINLAKAAKCYAFIKRRGYVVPEDVRAVVLDVLRHRIGITYEAEAENYTTEDIVNKIVNTIEVP; translated from the coding sequence ATGGAGCAGCAAAGCACTCAAATAGATATTGCTAGTATTAATGAAAAGGTAGCGCAAGAAAGTCAGTTTGTAGATTTACTTGTAAATGAAATGAACAAAGTGATCGTAGGACAGCAATACATGGTAGAGCGTCTTCTCATTGGTTTATTAGGAAGAGGACACATATTGCTAGAAGGTGTTCCTGGACTAGCAAAAACACTTGCCATCACGACGCTTTCTAAAGCAGTAAGCGGCTCCTTTTCAAGAATCCAGTTTACACCAGATTTACTTCCTGCCGATGTTGTGGGAACACTTATCTACAACATGAAAGATGGGGAATTCAACATTAAGAAAGGACCTATTTTTGCCAACTTTGTCCTAGCAGATGAGATCAACCGTGCGCCTGCCAAAGTGCAAAGTGCGTTACTAGAAGCCATGCAAGAGAAGCAAGTAACTATAGGTGATGAAACCTTTAAATTACAAAAGCCATTCTTAGTAATGGCAACACAAAACCCTGTAGACCAAGAAGGAACTTACCCATTGCCAGAAGCGCAAATGGACCGTTTTATGTTAAAAACGGTAATCGATTACCCTACGATAGGTGACGAGCAGTTTATTATGCGAGCCAATCTTAAAAAAGAATTTGCTGCGGCAAACCCTGTAGTTTCTGTAGAGCAAATTTTACGTGCACAAGATGCGGTAGAAATTGTCTACATGGATGAGAAGATTGAGAAGTATATTCTAGATATCATTTTTGCAACTCGTTATCCAGAGAAATATAACCTAGCAGACTTAAAACCTTTGATTTCCTTCGGAGCATCGCCTCGTGGATCTATCAATCTTGCCAAAGCAGCAAAATGTTACGCATTTATCAAGCGACGTGGTTATGTAGTTCCTGAAGATGTGCGTGCCGTAGTACTAGATGTATTGCGTCACAGAATAGGTATTACCTATGAAGCCGAAGCAGAGAACTACACGACAGAAGATATCGTAAACAAAATCGTGAACACGATAGAGGTACCGTAA
- a CDS encoding outer membrane protein produces the protein MLKNVFLSVMMMTCFLSFGQQSNFSLEANFPYTFGDNFVDEGYNGVADLGLKYRFAEYNALDLGASLNVGAFLRDDTRFDNSPEANGNAVIFQPRVYASFKVAGYPQWHPMIGLGYSIFAFHIEDQNFAGADFQENSSDDGINLNLAIAYDIYDEFYVQLQYDYVRLSARDVRKTPYNQNVNILKVGIGYRF, from the coding sequence ATGCTTAAAAATGTGTTTCTTAGTGTAATGATGATGACCTGCTTTTTGTCCTTCGGACAGCAAAGCAACTTCAGCCTAGAAGCAAATTTCCCGTATACTTTTGGAGATAATTTTGTAGATGAAGGATATAATGGCGTGGCCGACTTAGGCCTTAAATACAGATTTGCAGAATATAACGCACTAGATTTAGGTGCTTCTCTCAATGTAGGTGCTTTTTTAAGAGATGACACTCGATTTGATAATAGCCCAGAAGCAAATGGTAATGCAGTGATTTTTCAGCCAAGGGTTTATGCTTCTTTCAAAGTAGCTGGATATCCACAGTGGCATCCCATGATAGGTTTGGGTTATTCCATATTTGCTTTTCATATAGAAGATCAAAATTTTGCTGGAGCAGATTTTCAAGAAAATAGCTCTGATGACGGAATCAACTTAAACCTCGCTATTGCCTATGATATTTATGACGAATTCTATGTACAACTGCAGTATGATTATGTAAGATTGAGCGCTAGAGACGTACGTAAAACGCCGTACAATCAAAATGTAAATATTTTAAAAGTAGGAATAGGCTATAGATTTTAA
- a CDS encoding DUF58 domain-containing protein: MNTQELLKKVRKIEIKTRRLSDAVFGGEYHSAFKGRGMTFSEVRQYQFGDDVRNIDWNVTARYSEPYIKVFEEERELTLMLVADISGSTLFGTQEQLKKEIITELCATLAFSAMQNNDKVGLLLFSDQVELFIPPKKGKFHILRIIRELLEFKPQGKGTDVAGALKFLAGVLKKKAIVFVMSDFMSTDYKKTLQIAGRKHDVTGIRVYDKRETEMPKMGLVQFLDQETGKSQLINTSSKSVRTKYAAYHKECAAYFKDAFTRSDAGAIDLETQENYTKKLLGYFKAR; encoded by the coding sequence GTGAACACACAAGAACTCCTTAAAAAAGTACGTAAAATCGAGATCAAAACACGTCGTTTGAGCGATGCTGTTTTTGGTGGCGAGTATCATAGTGCTTTTAAAGGACGTGGAATGACGTTTAGTGAAGTGCGCCAGTATCAATTTGGTGATGATGTGCGTAACATAGACTGGAATGTTACCGCTCGCTATTCTGAGCCTTACATAAAAGTATTTGAAGAAGAGCGCGAGTTAACCTTAATGCTGGTGGCTGACATAAGTGGTTCTACTCTTTTTGGGACACAAGAACAACTCAAAAAAGAGATTATTACAGAGTTATGTGCCACGCTGGCATTCAGCGCCATGCAAAACAATGATAAAGTAGGATTGCTATTATTTTCTGATCAGGTAGAACTATTTATTCCGCCTAAAAAAGGGAAATTTCACATCCTTAGAATCATAAGAGAATTACTCGAGTTTAAACCACAAGGAAAAGGTACTGATGTCGCTGGAGCTTTGAAATTCCTTGCAGGTGTTTTAAAGAAAAAAGCCATCGTATTTGTGATGTCAGACTTTATGAGTACCGATTATAAAAAGACCTTGCAGATAGCTGGTCGCAAACACGATGTTACCGGTATAAGAGTCTACGATAAGCGTGAGACCGAAATGCCTAAAATGGGACTGGTTCAATTCTTAGATCAGGAAACTGGTAAATCACAGTTAATCAATACGAGTTCTAAATCTGTACGTACAAAATATGCTGCGTATCATAAAGAATGTGCTGCTTATTTTAAGGACGCTTTTACCAGATCAGATGCTGGTGCGATCGATCTAGAAACTCAAGAAAATTACACTAAAAAACTATTAGGATACTTTAAAGCAAGATGA
- a CDS encoding vWA domain-containing protein: MMDWFTNIEFASPEMFWLFLGLPLVIAFYVWTFNRQNAAVKVSSSKGFQSSNSIFGKLRPLLFVLRLLALSLIIVALARPQTTDVTTKTKTTNGIDIVLAVDVSASMLARDLKPDRLEATKEVAADFINGRPNDRIGVVVYAGESYTKTPITTDKTISLKAIKDIKFDGVLENGTAIGMGLATAVNRLKESEALSKVIILMTDGVNNSGFLDPKIASELAIEFDIKVYTIGIGTNGNAPSPFRARADGTFEMRMAPVEIDEELMKQIAADTGGKYFRATNNQKLKEIYAEIDKLEKTEIEQFEFYNVEEKYRDLVLLALILIGLELLLRYTVFKTVA, from the coding sequence ATGATGGACTGGTTCACAAATATAGAGTTTGCTTCTCCAGAAATGTTTTGGTTGTTTCTGGGGTTACCACTGGTAATTGCTTTTTACGTTTGGACATTTAATAGACAAAATGCCGCTGTAAAAGTTTCTTCTAGCAAAGGATTTCAATCCAGTAATTCCATTTTTGGGAAATTAAGGCCTTTACTTTTTGTATTAAGGTTGCTTGCTTTATCATTGATTATTGTTGCTCTAGCAAGACCTCAAACTACTGATGTTACCACAAAAACTAAAACGACTAATGGAATAGACATCGTTCTTGCAGTAGATGTAAGTGCCAGTATGCTTGCCAGAGATCTTAAACCAGATCGTCTAGAAGCGACTAAAGAAGTTGCCGCAGATTTTATCAATGGAAGACCTAACGACCGTATAGGAGTCGTGGTTTATGCAGGAGAAAGTTATACCAAAACACCTATCACAACAGATAAAACTATTTCTTTAAAAGCGATTAAAGACATCAAGTTTGACGGTGTTCTTGAAAACGGAACAGCCATAGGAATGGGACTTGCAACAGCAGTAAACCGCTTGAAAGAAAGTGAAGCATTGAGTAAAGTCATTATTTTAATGACTGATGGAGTAAATAACAGCGGTTTTCTAGATCCTAAAATCGCTAGCGAGCTGGCAATAGAATTTGACATCAAAGTATATACTATAGGAATAGGAACTAATGGTAATGCGCCATCTCCTTTTAGAGCAAGAGCTGATGGGACCTTTGAAATGAGAATGGCTCCAGTAGAGATCGATGAAGAATTGATGAAACAAATCGCCGCAGACACTGGTGGAAAATATTTTAGAGCCACAAACAACCAGAAGTTAAAAGAAATCTATGCCGAAATTGATAAACTAGAAAAAACAGAAATTGAACAATTTGAATTCTATAATGTAGAAGAGAAATATCGTGATCTGGTGTTACTAGCGCTTATTCTCATAGGTTTAGAACTATTACTGAGATATACAGTGTTTAAAACGGTTGCCTGA
- a CDS encoding VWA domain-containing protein, with the protein MYLLEEKIYFWLLCLIPVLVVLFIGLSYWRYRAQKKYANKEMLDHLIPNRSWFKPILKLVTVCVGIIFLVLALVNLKAGEKIETVNREGVDIVFAVDVSKSMLAEDIAPNRLEKSQRLVTEIINNLASDRIGLIAYAGSAVPQLPITTDYGSARLFLQSLNTDLVSSQGTAINEAIQLAESYYSEDTEAAKILVIISDGEDHEGESVAVAEAAAEKGIRIITIGVGTEKGATIPIKRDGIIREFKKDRDGKTVMTKLNPETLKEIAEAGNGAYIDGTVTATVIEQLKEELAGIDKVAFDSQQYADFESQFQWFLGFGLFFLFLDLFYLERKTGWLQKLNLFNE; encoded by the coding sequence ATGTACCTACTAGAAGAAAAAATATATTTCTGGCTTTTGTGCCTTATTCCAGTTTTGGTAGTTCTTTTTATAGGACTCTCCTACTGGCGTTACCGCGCACAAAAAAAGTATGCTAATAAAGAAATGCTGGATCATTTGATTCCTAATCGATCTTGGTTCAAGCCTATATTAAAGTTGGTAACCGTTTGCGTAGGCATTATTTTTCTAGTTCTAGCATTAGTAAATTTAAAAGCAGGTGAAAAGATTGAAACTGTAAATCGTGAAGGTGTAGATATTGTGTTTGCAGTAGACGTTTCAAAATCCATGCTGGCGGAAGATATTGCGCCTAACCGTCTAGAGAAATCACAACGATTAGTGACAGAAATTATTAATAATCTAGCAAGTGATCGTATAGGTTTAATTGCCTACGCGGGTAGCGCAGTACCACAACTTCCTATTACCACTGATTACGGTAGCGCAAGATTATTTCTTCAATCCTTGAATACCGACTTGGTTTCTAGCCAAGGAACTGCTATAAATGAAGCCATACAGTTAGCAGAAAGTTATTATAGTGAAGATACGGAAGCTGCAAAAATCTTAGTCATTATAAGTGATGGAGAAGACCATGAAGGAGAAAGTGTTGCCGTTGCAGAAGCCGCTGCAGAGAAAGGAATTCGTATTATTACCATAGGAGTAGGTACTGAAAAAGGTGCTACTATTCCTATCAAGCGAGATGGTATAATAAGAGAATTTAAAAAAGATCGAGATGGAAAAACCGTCATGACTAAGTTGAATCCAGAGACTTTAAAAGAAATTGCAGAGGCTGGTAATGGCGCATACATCGATGGCACAGTTACTGCAACTGTTATAGAACAGCTCAAAGAAGAGCTAGCAGGAATCGATAAAGTAGCCTTTGACTCTCAACAATATGCCGATTTTGAATCACAATTCCAGTGGTTTCTAGGTTTCGGACTATTCTTTTTATTCTTAGACCTATTTTACCTAGAAAGAAAAACAGGCTGGCTGCAAAAGTTAAATCTATTTAATGAGTAA